The following proteins come from a genomic window of Chaetodon auriga isolate fChaAug3 chromosome 16, fChaAug3.hap1, whole genome shotgun sequence:
- the LOC143333593 gene encoding methyltransferase-like 26 B, giving the protein MLLSPQAERNWESLCLVLEDVLEDQSHRELFALELGSGTGQHVIRFAQKMPFVTWQPSDIKQECLDSIKAYTAATHAKTVLQPVHLDASEPWEQWAGLPRSSCDVIVAINLLQYSSFKTAQGVFNGAGQIMRQNGLLITYGAYAINGTITPSCNEQLDAELRKMNPEWGLPDIDVLRQLAYGNGMRLERMIEMEEYFKCLIFRKL; this is encoded by the exons ATGCTGCTGTCTCCTcaggcagagagaaactgggAGAGTCTGTGTTTAGTGCTTGAAGATGTGCTTGAGGACCAATCCCACAGGGAGCTGTTCGCCTTAGAGCTGGGCTCTGGAACTGGACAGCATGTCATACGCTTTGCCCAGAAGATGCCTTTTGTGACCTGGCAGCCGTCAGACATCAAACAAGAGTGTTTGGACAG TATTAAGGCATATACTGCTGCAACCCATGCAAAGACTGTGCTGCAGCCTGTCCACCTGGATGCCAGCGAACCGTGGGAGCAATGGGCAGGCCTTCCTCGCAGCTCCTGTGATGTTATCGTTGCCATTAACTTACTCCAGTACAGCTCCTTCAAAACAGCACAG GGTGTTTTCAATGGAGCAGGTCAGATCATGAGGCAAAATGGCCTTTTGATAACATATGGG GCATACGCGATTAATGGCACCATTACACCAAGCTGTAATGAACAACTGGATGCAGAGCTTCGAAAAAT GAATCCAGAGTGGGGTCTTCCAGACATCGATGTGCTGAGACAGTTGGCCTATGGGAATGGGATGCGTCTGGAGAGGATG atTGAGATGGAGGAATATTTCAAATGCCTCATCTTCAGAAAACTTTAA
- the mrpl12 gene encoding large ribosomal subunit protein bL12m, producing the protein MYCTRHCLRTALRAAAHTHRQQLQRQAPTLCALRLLRTSPASHSDVIATPPLDGAPKQYSPKIQQLVNDIASLTLLEVSDLNELLKKTLNIQDVGMMPMAASAAPVAQATEEEDVPVKKEKTHFIVKLTELNAADKVKLIKEVKNCIPGLNLVQSKKLVESLPQEIRANVSKEEAEKLKAALEAAGGTVVLE; encoded by the exons ATGTACTGCACCAGACACTGCCTCCGGACCGCGCTGCGGGCTGCGGCGCACACACACCG gcagcagcttcagcgGCAGGCGCCCACCCTGTGTGCTCTCAGACTTCTGAGGACCAGTCCAGCCTCCCACTCAGACGTCATCGCCACCCCTCCGCTAGACGGAGCGCCCAAACAGTATTCCCCCAAAATCCAACAGCTCGTCAACGACATAGCCAGCCTCACTTTATTAGAGGTGTCGGACCTCAACGAGCTCCTCAAG AAAACTCTGAACATTCAGGATGTTGGGATGATGCCGATGGCTGCATCAGCTGCTCCCGTGGCTCAG GCCACAGAAGAGGAGGACGTGCCCGTCAAGAAGGAGAAGACTCACTTCATAGTCAAACTGACAGAGTTAAATGCAGCTGATAAAGTGAAGCTTATAAAGGAAGTGAAGAACTGCATCCCTGGCTTGAATTTGGTCCAG TCTAAAAAGCTAGTGGAGTCTCTTCCCCAGGAAATCCGGGCCAATGTATccaaagaagaggcagagaaactGAAAGCCGCCCTGGAGGCAGCAGGCGGCACCGTGGTGCTGGAGTAG